The Gadus macrocephalus chromosome 1, ASM3116895v1 DNA window TGCCCCTCGCTCAGCAGACCCAGCCCACTGCCACTCCTATGCAGCCCCCTGACATCATCCCTCAGGCAGCACAACAGCAAGCGCAGCCTGTCATGATCTCTCAGCCGGCCATTGTCCAACAACAACAGACAGGGATGGAGCCACACACCACCAGCGTACAGCAGCAACACCAAATGGAGGTCCATGCCGCTCTGCTTCAACAGAAGCATGCTAGCGCTGCTCAGCAGCCTCAGCTAGCCGCTGAAACGCTGATGGCTGACCAGCGGCAGCAGAGCCTTTCCACCACGGCCACCCATCAACATCCACCTGAGCTTCAGCAGCACATGTACGTACAGCAAGCCATACCTCCGCAAACCCCTCAACAGACAGTTTTGGCAACACAGCCAGGCATGGAACAACAGCGGCAACAGGTGTTGTCATTTACCCAGCCGGCAGAGCTGCTTCACATGGATCAACATGGACAGACCCTGctacaacagcaacagcaacaacagcttcaacaacagcaacaacaacaacatcaacaacagcttCAACAACAACAGCTTCAACAACAGAATAATCAACAACACatacagcatcaacaacaacaacacccacaacagtaccaacaacagcatcaactgcagaaccaacaacagcagcaactacAGCAACAACtacagcaccaacagcagaaccaaCAACAACCGCAACTacagcaacaaccacagcatcaacagcaacaaccacagcatcaacaacagcaacagcttcaatcacagcagcagcaacaacagcaacaactacaacagcagcttcaacaaaaacaaaatcatcaacaacaactgctACAACACCTTCAACAACAGCAAACCATTTCAATGCAGCAACAGATACCGCAGCAACAGCAAGTGGAacttcaacaacaacagcaacaacaacagaaccaaCATCAAGCTTTACTACTGGAGCAACATGCATGCatccaacagcaacaacaagcccaacaacaacaagcccaacaacaacagcaacaacaagcccaacaacaacagcaacaacaagcccaacaacaacaagcccaacaacaacagcaacaacaagccCAACAGCAACCAtcccaacaacagcaacagcaagcCCAACAGCAACCAtcccaacaacagcaacaacaagcccaaaaacaacaacaacaacaacagcaacaacaacagttgGAGCAGCAACAAGTACTTATTCAAAAACAATTACTGGAGCAACAGCAGGCCCTTCTGCACCAGCGGCAGCAAGAGCAGCAGCCCAAACAATCGTTGCTACCGCAACAACAATCCTTGCTGCAGCAGCAACCACAAGATCAGCAACAGCAAGCCATCTTACAACAACAGCTGGAGCAACATCAACAGCAAGTGATTTTacagcaacaacaactacaTCTTGAGCAGAAGCAGTCAAACCAATTACAGCCGCAGCTTGACCAATCCCATCCGCATGTTCTAATGCAAACCCCTCAGCCTCAGTTGCATCCTCCGAAtgagcaacagcagcagagccAGATGCAACAGCAAGTGGAACAACAGCATCAGCAAGCTCTACTGCAGCAACACCTGCAGCAGCAAGTTCTTCTGCAACAACAGCATGCTCTCCTGCAGCAGCAACGCTTGGATCAACAACAAGCACAGCTCAAGCATCAGCTGgaaacacagcagcagcaggctttGTTACAACAGCAGCTAGAGAAACAACACCAACAAGCCCTGTtgaaacaacagcaacaacaacaacaaccacagcaaccaCAAGCAGAGCCACTGCAACGGAATCAGCAGAATCAGATTCAAGAGCAACCTCAGCAACAGACTACCATTCAACAACTAGAGGCCGTCTCTCTCGAGCAACAGAGGGAGCAGCAGACTTTGATTCAACAGCCATTGACCGGCGTCCAGCAGGTGTGCCTCCCTCAGCAGAGTGTCCCTCAGTTCCCAGGGCCGAGCACAGGTCTCACCCAGGTGCATCAGCAGGCTGCGCtcgtacagcagcagcagaacgcCTACATGGCACAGCAGCACGCTAGCGCTGCAGCGGAGCCCATCGACTCTCAGGCAGCCGTCATGGAGGGCACCCTGCACCAAACTCAAATGATACCGCAGGCCCAGGTCCCGACACCTGTCCAGGCCACGAAACATCCCGCTCAGTCACTCGCTGCTGTGATGCAAGCTCAAGTCCCGGCCCAGCAGCGACAGAGTGACCTCCTGCCCAATAGCATAACCCAGGTCCCAGTCCAGTTCCAGACCATGGCCGCCCCCCCGGCACCGCAGCCTCGATCAATGATGGAAGCCCcagtggctcttcaggtggtGACTTCCATCCAGGGCCAGCCGCCATCGGCCCAGACTCAGCAACTTCACTTGCAGGCCACACTTCCGATGGCTGCCACAATGACGCCGGGCGAGGCGGCGGCTCAGCCTTTAATCCGCCTACAGCCCCTGCATCCGGTGATGCAGAGTCAGCCTCAGCCACCACAAGGCCAAATACCAACTGACGCAACCATGATGGCTCAGCAGAACCAAGCCCCCATTCAGTCCCCGCCGGCTGTTGCCATGGCTCCCTGTCAGGTTCAACCTAACATACCAGCACAACAGACTGGCCAAATTTCAGGAATGTTACAGGCCCAGCTGCAGCCATCTGGCCAGGTGCAGGTTCAGGCTCCCACCGGCATTTTGGCGCCCCAGTATAATCAAGCCCTTCAGGCAGCGATGCCCTCAATACACCAGGACATCGttccacaacagcagcagccctcTGTACTGCAGCATCAGCAGATGATTCTGTCTCCTGGCGCCATTGGAAGTGTTGGAGCAGGCATGGCTGTCAGTTGCTCCATGGTCGACCCCATATCCTTTACATCTGCTCTTCCTCCTGTACAGCAGACGGGGCAAGCATACGTTGCTAGTCAAACAATTCAACAGCCAGCGGTTCAGAGCCAGCAGCAGTTGACGGGAAATATAGCCGTGCCTTCCGTCACCCACTCTTTACCCCAGCCGGCAACTATTCAACCTACTGggcagtaccaacaaccactgcagaCGCTACCACAAATGCAAAATCAGCAACAACAAatgcagcaacagcaacaaatgcaacagcaacaacaaatgCAACAGCAACAAATGCAACAGCAACAAATGCATCAGCAACAGATGCAACAGCAACCAATGCAACAGCAACCAatgcaacaacagcagcagccacaACCGCCACTTCCATTTCACCAGACGCACCAGGCCCTTCCCGGTCCGGCCTCCATGCAGCAACCGCTCCTCCTTCAGCAGCAAGCCCTGGATCCGAGTCAGCTGCCCCCACAGCCTCACGCGGCTCCCCAGCTGCTCACCCAGTACTCTGCCCAGATCGTCTCAAAGGGCCCAGCCCAGCCGCAGTCCCCGCCCCAGGCGCTCCCGCTGTACAGTCAGATCGTCGCAGGGCAACCCCCGTCGTCCGTGCAGAGGACGCTGCCCGCCGACACACATACCCAGACCGGCATGCAGGCCCaggctcagacgcacacacagacgcacgtcCAGACACAGGCCCACCCTCACGCACAGATCCAACCGGCCAACCCCTCTTTCGTGGCAGAGCAGGCTGCTCTTCCCCATGCCGCCTTTCCCCTCCAACAGATGCCCCCCAGTCCCACTCATACCTCCTACCCGCCAGCATCGCTAGCCACCCTCTCCCAGCTGCCCTCCCTCCACGCTCTGGCTGGCCAAGTTCCTCCAGAGCTCACCTCGCCCCCACCAGGGGGGCCGAGCACCTTACCCGGATGGGCTGAcgtccccacctcccctcctcctgtcgcACCTGTCCAGTTGCTTGACTCTAATGTCCCTTTGCTGTCCCAAACCTCGCTGCAAGACTGTGACCCTCCTCCATTGCTGGGCATAGCTCAGGTACAGGCCACAAGACCCACTGGGTTGTTACCTCACAGCATTGTCTTCAGTTAGTTTTCTAATAGTGATTTGGTTTCCTTTTTTATCTGATATTCTCCAGCACTAATTCACGTGACAAAATTAACGTAATATTCTATTTTTCGATATTACtacaaaattacaaacatttcaTTAGCTTAACTAACCAATTCAACAATGGATTTATATTCAatgattttatttgaatttccTTGATTTATCCTACTAATGTTTTATTGTATTGCCTCTGTGCCTTTGATCTCCATTCCCCTGGATTCTACAGGAAAGTCCCCATCTATCAGGCACAGAATACCACTCTTCAACAGGGTATGTGTTGAAAACACAGTTTGTCATTAGAGCTGAAAAtcacattacattttttatagtAGATACAGTATGCTATTCACAGCCATTTAACTAGACCAGGCTCTAGCAGACACATAGGGGATTGTGAATAGTAAGCATCCATTACGACATGGAATAGCCTCACAGCTATTTTTGCATCTGTACAGCATACTGTCATAATGCATATCATCTGACCTACAGATCTGCTCCACCGAACGGAGAAGAGATGCTGCAGCTCCTGGCCAATGGGAAGCTCGAAAAACTCAAGTCTCAAAGGCGATCTTCTGGCCAGAAGCCTGAGAAATGCTCCCTCCAGTTTCAGCTGAGCATGCTGCAGGTGGGTTGGACCCTAAGCAATCGGATATGCGTGTGGGTGAGTTGCGTAATTCATTCATCCTGGTTCCGTAATTAATTCTTCATGTCGCCCGTAGGTTTCCAGCAGTGGTGACAATATGGTTGAATGCCAGTTGGAGACCCATAGCAACAAGATGGTGACATACAAGTTTGACATTGAAGGGGATGCACCCGAGGACATTGCGGATTATATGGTAGAATACACATATGCATTTGCAGTTATCAGTCAACAGTATTTATTGAATTGAAGAGCTTGTTTGCGTAATCATCAAGTAACTGCTTCATTATGTTTACTTAGGTGGAGGAAGACTTTGTCCTTGAATCTGAGAAAGAGAAGTTTGTGGAGCAGTTGAGGGCCATAGTCAAGAAAGCCCAGGAAATTCTTCAAACAAAGTCACAGGTATGTTCTTATTGAAACACACAATTTTtgtttcctttccttccttaaATAAATTACAACATTTTCATCTCTTTTTAGACGGGATCTTTTGAGCATCAATCGAGCACTCCCACTGGTTCTGCAGGTGAGTTTTCAAAgctgtatttattttgtcttaCACTAAAGAGATTAAAGAGAACAGACTTTTCCTTTGAGAGTCTGCTAACTCCATGTCTGCCAACCTACAGACTCAGTTCCCCAGTCCTCCCCAGTGGGGCGTTGGCGCTTCTTTATCAACCAGACCATTCGCCACAGAGACTCAAACCAGGGAGCCAtcacaccgccccctactggagaGATACGATTACCTCAGTCCCCAGAGAAAGGTAAGCCCTTCTGCGTAACATGTAAAGATATGGCGCTAAATTAACTCAGTTAATAAGCAAGCGGCCTAACAAAAACTAATCTATCCCTGcctcctcccccctacccctcccccaTTCTCTTTATGGTGGCTGCAGAGTTTGAAAGATCTCAGAGGTCAGAGCCTTCCATCGCAAtggcctctccctcctcccccgcccatTACGCTgcttccccccccacctccgctGCCTCCGCCCCGGCCTCCATGtccgccccccccaccgccgccacaGTTCACGCTGCCACCACTCCCACCTCGGACAGCATCTCCGCCCCGGCTTCTACCCTAACCAGCCTGGCCGCAGCGCCTTCGGCCCCTTCTGCACCCCCGACCGGTCTGGAGCTACTGGTCCTCACCTCGGTCGCCGGCCCTTCCTCCTCGCCGTTACCGTCTTCCGCGTCCAACCTGAGAGCCGCCGCCGCTGTGCCCGCCTCCTCCGCTGCCCCCGTCCCCGACGTCCTCTCACCCCACGGCTCTAGCGGAAGCTCCGTTACGGCTGCAAACTACGGGGAGACGGGACTGGCGGCCCCGGGCCAGCACGCGTCCGGAGGGGATCACTCCACCTCGGTTGACCCTCGTCCTCTTCCCCCCGTTCTCGCCGCCGCTGCGGTCACCTCCCCCCCAGGCAGCCAGGTGatgcaggagcagcagcagcagcagcagcagcagcagcagatgttgGCGCAGATGGCCCAGCCAGCGCCGCCCAAACCTCAGCCGCAGCCGCCGACGCACCTTTCCCTGCATCAGGTGCCGCAGCAGATACTGCAGCAGGTGTCGCCGGCGCCGACGACGCCGCAGCTTCAAGGCTTACAACGCCAAGCCCTGCAGCTTCAGCAGCTACCAATGGTGCCGCAGATGCAGCAGGTCTTACCGCCACAACCGCAGCCAATACAACAGCAGATCTACCAAGAGCAATTCAAAATACCACAGGAGCAAATACTACAGCAGTCTTTTCAGGTGTTACAATTACAACAACCCCCGTTACAGCAGCAACATCCCAGCCAGACTGAGCCGGTGGTGCAGCAGTCAGTCAACCCTCAAATGGCTCAAATGCCGCCAGCGGAATTGCACTCGGCGGCGCAGCATGTGACTGGTCAACAGCAAACTCCACAGTACAGCACACAGGTGCTACAGCAGCCCGCAGTGCAGCAGCTACCATCGACCCCAGTGGCAGCAGTGTctctgcagcaggcccaggccgACCCCCTGCAGCAACACCTAGCGCTGCAGCAGACAATGCAGCTGCAGCAACAGCAAAGGctccaacaacagcaacagctgcTGATGTACGCTGCCTCAGTGCAGCCCGACCCGGTGCAGACACTTCCCCAGTCGGTCAGTCAGCAGTTTGTCCCGCAGCAGAGGGCGCAGCCTTCCAATGCCAGCTACGTCCAGCCAACCACGcttccaccaccgccgccagcgCAGCTGCAGCAGCCCCTGCAGCCACAGCAGCCGGTCCACATGCAGCATGAGTCAGTGAAGGCCGGGGACCCGCCCCAGCAGGAGGACCCCCTGCCCAAGCAGCCCTTGTCGCAGCAGTCTGAGTCTGAACTCTCCGTGGGGGAGGCCGGAATCACGGAGGAACCGGCGGGGAGCCAGGGCCACTTCCAGCCTGCCTCGgactcctctctgcctcctctggctcctctgCCTCTGAGCACGACCGAAGCACCGcccgcctccctctccctcaccctcacacccTCGCCCGCCCAGCCCTCCTCCGTGGTCGAGTCCGACAGCGAGGGTCCGCCCAAAATGGAGTTTGTGGACAACCGCATCAAGACGCTGGATGAGAAGCTGCGCAACCTGCTGTACCAGGAGCACAGTGGGGCGGCGGCaccgggggcagggggcggggctgtggCCCCCAGCCCACCTCCAGTATCTCAGACCGCGGCCTCCACCGCGTCCACTGGTGGGGACGAGACTTTGGAGCTCTCCACGTTCCAACCGCTGTCCGGTCACCTGCCAGGCTCCTCCTCAGACACCTCCCctcaatcctcctcctccaccagctccacctcctcctcctcctcgtccacgACCTCCCGCTCCTCGTCCACCTCCCCAGAGCCCGAGGCGcagagggcagaggaggaggtgggtgcgTCGGAGGGGCCGCAGATAGACCAAGCTCTgccctctggctctggctctgggtCAGGGTCCGCCGCCCcgccaccctcctccctcctgatgCCCCAGCAGGAAGACTCTGTCGAGCCCCAGCGCCAACCTGTCCCCGGAGAACCTACTGTACTCGTAAGTTTCATTCATTAGTTTAGAGACGGACAAAAAACGGATCGAGTCCTCTCCGTCAAGTAGCAAGTTGCACCACCAACTTTCAACTCTCCAGTACAACAAGCTTTATTATTCCCCGTTATTTCTctgataattatttatttaggaAATTCCATTTCATCAAATTATTCATCAAACAACCTTGCAGAGGACATTAGGCATTGAGTTCTAGAGATCCATAGTAAATCACTAATGCCCCACTAACTGTCTCTGCGCCTTATTCCCCATTCCTTTTCCCGATCCCACCCGGGGTCTCTAGGCTGTCTCCCCACACTCAGACACCAGTGCCCATGGAGAGGCGTCCGCGGACCCAAAACAGCAAGCCATCCCTCTGCGGCAaggactgcagcagcagcagcaaaatGCAGGAGGTGGATATTTTGGCCTAAACCTGACATGTCCTAGTATCAGAAATCCTGTTAGCAAGAAATCCTGGACTCGCAAATTCAAAAGCTGGGCATGCAAACTGCGCCACTCCGCCAGCTTGTTCAAGAAGCCCAGAGTCCAGCAAGGTAGCGTCTTCTTAGAGGCTGATCAAAAGAGCGAGAGACTGAGCGATTGAGAGATTGAGactgagagattgagagagagagactgaaagagagagagtgagagaatgggATGCTGAGGCATGATGTAAAACCTAATGTCTAGTTCTAGTTGTAACATAGTACCTTAACTCCTTAGATTGTATCTTAGACGATAATTAATAATTGTTAATAGATACATGTTTTGCCTTCTGCTAATGTGACCCTGTAGTCCACTGTAGAGCTTTGATATCACTACATACATGGCTGTTCTTTCTTTGCTATGATTTAATTCCTTTATAACTAAATCTCATTTTCTCGGCAATCCTTTCTTTTTCGCATGCATTTCTCCCCGAGGGGACGAGAGCAGAGGGGAgtaggagagggtgggagggtgtaGAAGGAGGCGACACCCACGGCTCATACCAAAGCCCCCCTCCCGTGCACAGGATTGACCTCTACATGattcaccagcaccaccccatccagccacacacaaacccaccccAACGCACCACCAATCAACTCACTCTGCTCACCACATCGCTTGTAGTGTCCACCAGCACGCAAGCAGAGCCATAACATCATGGGGCCACGGGTTCAAAGGGCACTGACATCTGTGCTACAACACAGATGATGTAGAAGCTTCCTTCTATATTGTGTGACGTGAACAATACCAAATCAACCATTAATGGGAGATTTGGTGAGAACTAACTGAACAGCTTAACTCTATGGCAGTTGTTATTATAATATGTAGGCATTATGTCAATCAACTTTATGTATGTGATATCCCAACTAGGGTTAAAAGACATAACACATAAAGGATTATCACCGTTGATGAGACTACAGGTTATCAACACGGATGTCTCCTACCTCTGTGGAA harbors:
- the si:dkey-151g10.3 gene encoding serine/threonine-protein kinase WNK2 isoform X2, which produces MATDPGEPTGTEDSSEKPDGRRRGEGAAEEAGERAVGGGGSGRERTRSTPSDFPTYNTKERRDEGGAAGGREREGETPVRPASYSNPSSPALAAGGGRLRREKRFFRKSVEICEEEDEVDEPPPAPHSAPPLEQRSSDSVFAGSGGGGGVQQGEPSAVSASAVLGQEPGAPVATQEAEKDSPASVALQNRERARELEEEAEMKAVATSPGGRFLKFDIELGRGAFKTVYKGLDTETWVEVAWCELQDRKLTKAEQQRFKEEAEMLKGLQHPNIVRFYDSWESALRGKKCIVLVTELMTSGTLKTYLKRFKVMKPKVLRSWCRQILKGLHFLHTRTPPIVHRDLKCDNIFITGPTGSVKIGDLGLATLMRTSFAKSVIGTPEFMAPEMYEEHYDESVDVYAFGMCMLEMATSEYPYSECQNAAQIYRKVTSGIKPASFDKVNDPEIKEIIECCIRQNKSQRLSVRDLLNHAFFGEDTGVRVELAEEDTGSQDCLALRIWVEDPKKLKGKHKDNEAIEFSYDLENDSAEEVAMEMVKSGFFHESDAKVVGKSIRDRVTLIKKSRERRVQQQQLLQQQQQQQQQQDLEERRDSGIQPFTCSHPSCPSSLGPAAAGQVAPRGGGVAGQEPEEALEAEQRARQQHVLSGASALGLPGETIGSASCESYASDQSHVYSHQGESYAHSHPSYASTASSTGMTSHPGMLPIGQSGGVPNVPIGQSGGISGLSIGQSGGASLGQTFIQPASMATQVLPSVTQQYSQPYISDGSQIANSNALAPSQSYMPPISQQAPLNMLATSLSAGDPTGLAGGMVPLAQQTQPTATPMQPPDIIPQAAQQQAQPVMISQPAIVQQQQTGMEPHTTSVQQQHQMEVHAALLQQKHASAAQQPQLAAETLMADQRQQSLSTTATHQHPPELQQHMYVQQAIPPQTPQQTVLATQPGMEQQRQQVLSFTQPAELLHMDQHGQTLLQQQQQQQLQQQQQQQHQQQLQQQQLQQQNNQQHIQHQQQQHPQQYQQQHQLQNQQQQQLQQQLQHQQQNQQQPQLQQQPQHQQQQPQHQQQQQLQSQQQQQQQQLQQQLQQKQNHQQQLLQHLQQQQTISMQQQIPQQQQVELQQQQQQQQNQHQALLLEQHACIQQQQQAQQQQAQQQQQQQAQQQQQQQAQQQQAQQQQQQQAQQQPSQQQQQQAQQQPSQQQQQQAQKQQQQQQQQQQLEQQQVLIQKQLLEQQQALLHQRQQEQQPKQSLLPQQQSLLQQQPQDQQQQAILQQQLEQHQQQVILQQQQLHLEQKQSNQLQPQLDQSHPHVLMQTPQPQLHPPNEQQQQSQMQQQVEQQHQQALLQQHLQQQVLLQQQHALLQQQRLDQQQAQLKHQLETQQQQALLQQQLEKQHQQALLKQQQQQQQPQQPQAEPLQRNQQNQIQEQPQQQTTIQQLEAVSLEQQREQQTLIQQPLTGVQQVCLPQQSVPQFPGPSTGLTQVHQQAALVQQQQNAYMAQQHASAAAEPIDSQAAVMEGTLHQTQMIPQAQVPTPVQATKHPAQSLAAVMQAQVPAQQRQSDLLPNSITQVPVQFQTMAAPPAPQPRSMMEAPVALQVVTSIQGQPPSAQTQQLHLQATLPMAATMTPGEAAAQPLIRLQPLHPVMQSQPQPPQGQIPTDATMMAQQNQAPIQSPPAVAMAPCQVQPNIPAQQTGQISGMLQAQLQPSGQVQVQAPTGILAPQYNQALQAAMPSIHQDIVPQQQQPSVLQHQQMILSPGAIGSVGAGMAVSCSMVDPISFTSALPPVQQTGQAYVASQTIQQPAVQSQQQLTGNIAVPSVTHSLPQPATIQPTGQYQQPLQTLPQMQNQQQQMQQQQQMQQQQQMQQQQMQQQQMHQQQMQQQPMQQQPMQQQQQPQPPLPFHQTHQALPGPASMQQPLLLQQQALDPSQLPPQPHAAPQLLTQYSAQIVSKGPAQPQSPPQALPLYSQIVAGQPPSSVQRTLPADTHTQTGMQAQAQTHTQTHVQTQAHPHAQIQPANPSFVAEQAALPHAAFPLQQMPPSPTHTSYPPASLATLSQLPSLHALAGQVPPELTSPPPGGPSTLPGWADVPTSPPPVAPVQLLDSNVPLLSQTSLQDCDPPPLLGIAQESPHLSGTEYHSSTGSAPPNGEEMLQLLANGKLEKLKSQRRSSGQKPEKCSLQFQLSMLQVSSSGDNMVECQLETHSNKMVTYKFDIEGDAPEDIADYMVEEDFVLESEKEKFVEQLRAIVKKAQEILQTKSQTGSFEHQSSTPTGSADSVPQSSPVGRWRFFINQTIRHRDSNQGAITPPPTGEIRLPQSPEKEFERSQRSEPSIAMASPSSPAHYAASPPTSAASAPASMSAPPTAATVHAATTPTSDSISAPASTLTSLAAAPSAPSAPPTGLELLVLTSVAGPSSSPLPSSASNLRAAAAVPASSAAPVPDVLSPHGSSGSSVTAANYGETGLAAPGQHASGGDHSTSVDPRPLPPVLAAAAVTSPPGSQVMQEQQQQQQQQQQMLAQMAQPAPPKPQPQPPTHLSLHQVPQQILQQVSPAPTTPQLQGLQRQALQLQQLPMVPQMQQVLPPQPQPIQQQIYQEQFKIPQEQILQQSFQVLQLQQPPLQQQHPSQTEPVVQQSVNPQMAQMPPAELHSAAQHVTGQQQTPQYSTQVLQQPAVQQLPSTPVAAVSLQQAQADPLQQHLALQQTMQLQQQQRLQQQQQLLMYAASVQPDPVQTLPQSVSQQFVPQQRAQPSNASYVQPTTLPPPPPAQLQQPLQPQQPVHMQHESVKAGDPPQQEDPLPKQPLSQQSESELSVGEAGITEEPAGSQGHFQPASDSSLPPLAPLPLSTTEAPPASLSLTLTPSPAQPSSVVESDSEGPPKMEFVDNRIKTLDEKLRNLLYQEHSGAAAPGAGGGAVAPSPPPVSQTAASTASTGGDETLELSTFQPLSGHLPGSSSDTSPQSSSSTSSTSSSSSSTTSRSSSTSPEPEAQRAEEEVGASEGPQIDQALPSGSGSGSGSAAPPPSSLLMPQQEDSVEPQRQPVPGEPTVLAVSPHSDTSAHGEASADPKQQAIPLRQGLQQQQQNAGGGYFGLNLTCPSIRNPVSKKSWTRKFKSWACKLRHSASLFKKPRVQQDGKDGQPLTEEKEDVPLNPTVSRKGRFQVTPVPQPPEPSPPKEQAQSLRSSHRKVGRFSVTQAEAAKREEAHTDSSPVSPDLERERRKARGKEGEEGKRTPALSHPPRGHSHGHSPLGSSDDEESEMEDEELRKELHRLREKHIKEVVSLQAQQNRELQGLYQQLRSIKDHRHTLPLPLPRTPPLPMTPTSLSPRRPRPNKVKLRPRPHSHLDNNGVASPGVQQSSSYSGGEHSRLPPYRHPESTTSLSAKRDHSPPRKSTFTDELHKLVDDWTKEAVGPAPPKPSLNQIKQIQQGQELWGQPAEVAPPCWFPVAPLNPQSSPAPSSLPGAAPSHYTGGGGGGGGGGGGGGGGGGGGACRTLRSPGATPPTHLAPVPQLQPSVHLHQSLQQMSYQQPPLRQQLPQPRVQSPLQTQSQPMQSQAPASATHLPPQTQPLLPSQKPASTVPPSAPTDSSTVTGATFCSCSSSSSSSCCSSSSCSTAPLPSSAKLHPAPPATPLPLGQP